Proteins from one Fragaria vesca subsp. vesca linkage group LG6, FraVesHawaii_1.0, whole genome shotgun sequence genomic window:
- the LOC101292824 gene encoding ER membrane protein complex subunit 7 homolog — protein MVKEDMLKLWFLKKGLGVKGHNVPLGTHLIEVSAIDYFFSPVRVDVSARNPGKVQAALTENRRGLLEFVLEPLKEEQYYEIREPFNIMSIVKSPMGLMVRFMVVVVFLMPKLMETIDPKEMRRTQEAMGNGGLASMLPSGCAWSLYILKVGCEDDVGTTKVLEIGSVGCEDE, from the exons ATGGTGAAGGAAGATATGCTTAAGTTGTGGTTTTTGAAGAAGG GTTTGGGGGTGAAAGG CCATAATGTACCCCTGGGGACTCATTTAATTGAAGTGTCTGCAATAGATTACTTCTTTTCTCCG GTCCGAGTTGATGTTAGTGCCAGAAACCCTGGCAAGGTTCAGGCAGCACTGACTGAGAATAGGAGGGGTCTACTTGAATTTGTTTTAGAGCCACTCAAAGAGGAACAATATTATG AAATAAGGGAACCCTTCAACATTATGTCTATTGTAAAGAGCCCAATGGGTTTGATGGTTAGATTTATGGTGGTTGTTGTGTTTTTGATGCCCAAACTAATGGAAA CAATAGATCCCAAAGAAATGAGGCGAACTCAAGAAGCAATGGGAAACGGGGGACTGGCAAGCATGTTACCTAGTGGCTG TGCTTGGTCCCTTTATATTTTGAAAGTGGGTTGTGAAGATGATGTTGGGACAACCAAAGTTCTTGAAATTGGTAGTGTTGGTTGTGAAGATGAATAA